TGAATGTTTCGATATGGGTCGGCTTGAGAGCCGGCTGCAGTATCTGTTGAGTCTGTTCAAGGACAACAGCCGCCTGGTCCGGATTACAGGTGGTTGTGATATCAAGGAACTGGAAGGCCTTGCAGGTGAGGTCATTGAGGTAAGCCGGGTCTTTTTGCGGGAGCTTGGCGGTATTTTCAGCCCGGAGCGGCTGCCGGAATCTGACAGTTATATTCAGGAAAGGGTTCGCAAGGGATCCCGGTGGTTTCAGGGCAGGCTGGAAAACCTGGCCGGGCCCCTGGGGGATACCGGGGTGGAAACTGATAATGCTGAAGTAAAAAAGAGGATCGTCAATGCCCTGAACAACCTGCAAAAGGATCTGGCCGTCAAGCTGGCCGGGATTAAAAGCTGTGAGCAGGGCTTTTCTTCAGCCGGGTACCTGCAGGCAGTGGCCAGGGCGGAAGTGGAGTTTACACCCCGGAGCAGGAAAAAGCCTGAGGCTTCGGAGTGGACTGAATCGGACATCGCCCACCCAGAGCTTTTCCAGGCCTTGAAAAAATGGCGTCAGGCCAAAGCCAGGGAGCAAAATCTTGCCCCGTATCAGATACTGCATCAACGGGTGGCTGTCCAGATTGCAGTCACTCTGCCAGCGACCCGGGCCGAGCTGAAGAAGATACGCGGGGTGGGGGAAAAGACCATTGCCAGGTTTGGACAGGAACTTTTGGATATGGTCGCAGATTATCGCCGCAAACACGGCATAGAGAAGGTGGTCCTGCCGGAGAAGCCCGGTTCGCAGTCAAAAGAGCAGCCCAGCAAAAAGATTCAGGCAGGGGATACCAGGCAGGTGACCCTGGACCTGTTCAGACAGGGCCAGAGCCCGGACAGTATTGCCGAAAACAGGGGCCTGACCCGGTCCACCATAGACACCCATCTGGCCTACCTGATCCATCAGCAAGAACTGCGCATTGACGAGCTTCTTTCTTTTGAACTGCAAAAAAGTATTGAACAGGCCATTTCAGAGGTTCAGGGAAACTCCCTCAAGGACATAAAAGAAAAACTGGGTGATGAGGTCAACTACGGACAGATAAAAATGGTTCTGGCCCACCAGGGAACATTTATCCGTTGATGGCGGAAAACAGCCCAATATTAACCCTTGCAGTCTAAGCAGGTTTGCCATAGGTTCGATACATGCAAAAATCACCTCTCCCCAACGCAAAGCCCCTTCATGACGCAGCCCGGTACTGGGGAGCCGATCTGGTGGCTGTGGCGGACACATCACGTCTGGAAGGCATCGAAACGGATCCTTCGGATCTCCTGCAGGGTTACCCCCGGGCAGTCTCCATAGCAGTGCACCTGGCAGACGGGATCATGGACCACATCACCAGCAGGCCCACGCCGCTCTATGCCAGGCATTACCAGAACGTCAACGCCCTTCTTGATCATATTGCCATCCGCATCTCAGGCCTGCTGCAGTCCTGGGGTGGAAAGGCCCTGCCTGTCCCGGCCAGCCATATCCTGAGTGAAGAACGCTTTACAGCTGCCATATCGCACAAGGCCGTGGCCATTCAGGCGGGACTGGGCTGGCAGGGCAAACCTACGATTCTGGTTACTCCTCAGTTCGGCCCCAGGGTGCGCCTGACAACCGTGCTCACAGACCTGGTCCTGCCTGCGGGTAAGCCCATCAAGAATAAATGCGCCAAGTGCACTTACTGTGTGGAGGCCTGCCCTGCCGGGGCGATTAAAAATGCTTCTACGGCTTTGCACTATGACTTGCGTTCAGAGGCCCTTGATCTTGATGCCTGCGTTGGACAGCTCCGCAGCAATGAGCAGGAAAAGCACATCCCTCCATATCTCTGCGGCGTATGTGTCTCGGCCTGCCCGTGGGGCAGACCCAAAGGATCTGAAAAGCGCTGAGGGAAGAACCTATCAGGGGTTCAGGGTTGCTTCTTCTCAAGCAGAAACTCTCCTGCCCTGTACTCCGACCAGTAGATGTTCTCTCTGTTTGGAAGGTGAAAGCCCACATGCCCGCCGTACTCAGGGATTTCCAGAAAAAGATGATCATTTTTCGAGGCCTGTTCCAGGGGAAAACAGGAAGGAGTCAGAAAGGGATCGTCCCCGGCCTGGACCAAAAGGCTTGGAACACGGATGTTTTTCAAAAACTGCAGGCAGGACGCCCTGGCATAGTAGTCTTCCGCGTCCCGGAACCCGTTCAGGGGCGCTGTGTAACGGTTGTCGAAATCGTGAAAACTCCATGTAATATTCAGGCCCTTTGCATCAAAAATCCCGGGGAACATCTTTGCCTTCAGACGTATCTTCGCCCTGAGACTGCGCATGAAATGCATGACATAAATGCGGCTTACGGTTGAGTCCAGCCTGGCAGATGATGCGGATAAATCGCATGGCACGGAAAAGGAGCAGGCTGCCCGGACCTGGCAAGGGACCTGCCCGGGATCTTCGCCCAGATACTTGAGCAGTTGATTGCCTCCCATGCTGAAACCCACAAGGAAAACATTTTCATATCCCTGCCTGATTACATGGTGGATTACCGTGTCCAGGTCATCAGTCACGCCACTGTGATACAGGCGGGGCAGACGGTTGGGAGTGCCCGAACAGCCCCGGAAATTCATGCACACCGCGTCCATTCCCAGCCGGGTAAGATGTCTGGCCATGCCCAGAGGATATTTTTTGCGCGAATTTCCTTCCAGGCCATGACTTATGACCACGGCCGTCCTTTTATCTGAGCGCCGGCTCATATGCCAGTCAATATCCAGGAAATCCCCATCCGGAGTGTCTATTCTTTCCCGGTCAGGATCAGTGTGCGGTACAGGGCGAAACAGGGCGGGATATACAGTGTGGACATGGCCGTTTCTAAACAGGTGAACAGGTGTGTATCCGGGGCTTGGCAAAACTGGCATTATTTTATGGATAAGCTGTTAAACAGCTACAGCGTCTCTGATAATTGTAAAATCCAGCGTAACTATTCAGGGGGTGCCAGCAATCGCCACCGGGAATAGACTTGAAGCGTACTCCCCAGCCGTGAGCGGCAGAGCCGCCCGCCTGTCCCGTGAAACAAACGTAGTTTCAGCGTAGCTGGTTTCACTGGGATGTGCAACGAAGTTGCCCGTGCCAAAAAAATCTTCTTAGGCACGGGAAGCCTTCAGGCTTCTCACGGGTGCTCCGCACACACGGTTTTGAAGAATAAAAGATCCCCAGCAAGGCATTACCCGCCTGGAAGACAGGCAAATTGGCATATCTCCCCCCTGAAGAGTTACAATCCAGCTTTCCCAGCGGTCCTTTTTGAGTCCTCTCAGAGGCATCAATTATCTCTATGGATACAATTTTGCCATCTTTGCCGTAATCAATAACAACTCCGTTAATCTCTAAAGAATCCACAATGGGCTCCCCAGGGAGGAATTCTATATTCATCAGATCGTACTTTGAATCATAATCAATCTTCATACTGTTGTTCCTCTCAATATCTGGAGACCTGGGACGTAAAACAGCCTGTAATCACTGAAAGTTGATTGTCCTCTTCCTCGTATAGCAACCTGAGTAGATAACTACTGTCATCAAAAAAATATTTGCGTTGAGCTACAGCTCAACCCTTTGTCCTCTCAACCATTTGATCAGGTTTTTGTATAGTTTAAAAAACCATACTCTCTTCAACACCACGTTGGGCAAGCTTTTTTCGGGCAACAGGGATAATGGTAATGAGTAAAAGGCTCGCTGGACATGGACATCTCCTTCTCTCATATTTTATAAGCCAGACTCAAGCAGCATGCAAGGCCTTTCTTTCCCTGCGTCCAAAGCAGCGAAACAGGGAACCGAAAACAGTTCCTGATCCTTTATTCCGTAATGACCAAGCCACCCTTAATTTTGGCCTCAAGGAATGGAACGAGCTGGACCCCCAGGAGATTGTCCGCAAATACCAATTCCTGCATCCCTCAATTCCATCCAACTCTTGTACCCCTTAATCAAACTCCCGGCACACCCCTTGCATAAAAACCCCACAAAAAGTTCAAAGCCAAATAGCAACAACGCAAGGAGAAGCCCATGTTCAACGAATCCCCTTCAGCCGGACGCGGCCACGATCCTGAAGAACTCCTGGCCCAGGCCAGGCAGGCCTTGGACAACGAAGACTGGTCCACCGCCGTCAAGGTTTTGAACAGCATCCTATTACGCCACAAAAAAAACACTCCGCACGAGGCATATATACTGCTGTCCAGGGCCCTGCGCGGCCAGGACAAGCTGGACAGGGCGGAAAAAATTATCCAGCAGGGCCTTACAGGCTACCCGGACAGCATCAGCATGCTCACCGAGTATGCTGACATCGCCAGGATCAGGGAGGACTGGGCCGAGACCAAGGCCCGCCTGGACGTACTCAAGCAAAAAATTGACGCCCTCAAGGCCGCCTCGGCCCGGGCCTCTACCCCGCAACCTTCTCCTTCCAGTGAGCCTGAAGCTCAGCATCAGGAACAGCATCAGCCACAGACAGAACCGGAAATTTCTGCCCGGACCCGGACCAAGAAAATCATGTGGCTCTCCCCCATGTGCGCCCTGGACCGCCGCAGCGGAGCCGCCTGCCAGATGCGCTCCGTGCTCTGCACCCTGGCCGGAGCCGGATGGGACGCCTACGCCGTGAACATGACCCTGTGCGACGGCCAGGAGGAATACCCAGTGGGCAGCATCATCGGAGACAAACGCGCTGTTCCGGAAAATTACGGCAAGGTGTTCAAGATCAAGCGTGACGGGGTCAAGCACAACATCTTCTATACCAGAAGCAGCTACGGCAAGAACCTGACCAAAGAGGAAGCCAGGGATTTTTTCCAGCACGCCAAAAGGGCCCTGGAGCAGATAAAGCCGGACGTGGTTTTGACCTACGGCAGTTCCAGCCTGTGCAAAGAACTCATCAAGGTGGCCCGGAAAAACTGCACAACCCTTATCTTTTACCTGGCCAACCCCAGCTACGATGACCCCGAACTTTTCCGTCCCTTTGACCAGGTTTTGGTGC
Above is a window of Desulfonatronospira thiodismutans ASO3-1 DNA encoding:
- a CDS encoding 4Fe-4S double cluster binding domain-containing protein, giving the protein MQKSPLPNAKPLHDAARYWGADLVAVADTSRLEGIETDPSDLLQGYPRAVSIAVHLADGIMDHITSRPTPLYARHYQNVNALLDHIAIRISGLLQSWGGKALPVPASHILSEERFTAAISHKAVAIQAGLGWQGKPTILVTPQFGPRVRLTTVLTDLVLPAGKPIKNKCAKCTYCVEACPAGAIKNASTALHYDLRSEALDLDACVGQLRSNEQEKHIPPYLCGVCVSACPWGRPKGSEKR
- a CDS encoding YheT family hydrolase; amino-acid sequence: MPVLPSPGYTPVHLFRNGHVHTVYPALFRPVPHTDPDRERIDTPDGDFLDIDWHMSRRSDKRTAVVISHGLEGNSRKKYPLGMARHLTRLGMDAVCMNFRGCSGTPNRLPRLYHSGVTDDLDTVIHHVIRQGYENVFLVGFSMGGNQLLKYLGEDPGQVPCQVRAACSFSVPCDLSASSARLDSTVSRIYVMHFMRSLRAKIRLKAKMFPGIFDAKGLNITWSFHDFDNRYTAPLNGFRDAEDYYARASCLQFLKNIRVPSLLVQAGDDPFLTPSCFPLEQASKNDHLFLEIPEYGGHVGFHLPNRENIYWSEYRAGEFLLEKKQP
- a CDS encoding DUF2283 domain-containing protein — translated: MKIDYDSKYDLMNIEFLPGEPIVDSLEINGVVIDYGKDGKIVSIEIIDASERTQKGPLGKLDCNSSGGRYANLPVFQAGNALLGIFYSSKPCVRSTREKPEGFPCLRRFFWHGQLRCTSQ